A window from Pokkaliibacter sp. MBI-7 encodes these proteins:
- a CDS encoding ATP-binding protein — protein MSEVYLKFGGKIIEELSQKIPSTLFALNELIKNAYDSFSPDVTIKIDPLRQTVIVSDHGNGMGEDDIAKLFHISRSSKIYGSLISQDGIERVTQGSKGLGFLAAFKFGDRVEWVTCKNNIRSRFSLKKSTLVDKEDLSDTKINVITDSCERKGTEIIIHSSDRIIEELLEDLKDDRMIEKLVATIQDESFEIKVDIENQKNKYSTGRLVWLCCINRLQHTKPLSPDEFMPYVPSPVFQAT, from the coding sequence ATGTCAGAGGTATATTTAAAATTTGGGGGGAAAATTATCGAGGAACTCTCACAGAAAATTCCTTCCACGCTGTTTGCACTTAATGAACTAATTAAAAATGCTTATGACTCTTTCTCTCCGGATGTCACAATAAAAATTGATCCATTAAGGCAGACTGTAATTGTTTCTGATCATGGAAATGGGATGGGGGAGGATGATATTGCAAAATTATTTCATATATCTAGAAGTTCGAAGATTTATGGTTCTTTGATTAGCCAAGATGGGATAGAAAGAGTTACCCAAGGGTCTAAAGGTCTGGGATTTTTAGCGGCATTTAAATTTGGAGATAGAGTTGAATGGGTTACCTGTAAAAATAATATTCGTAGTAGGTTCTCATTAAAAAAGTCTACCTTAGTAGATAAAGAGGACTTAAGCGATACAAAAATTAATGTGATAACTGACTCTTGTGAGAGAAAAGGAACAGAAATAATAATTCACTCGAGTGATAGGATAATTGAAGAGTTATTAGAGGATTTAAAAGATGATAGGATGATCGAAAAACTGGTTGCTACTATCCAGGATGAATCGTTTGAAATTAAAGTTGATATTGAAAATCAAAAAAATAAATATTCAACTGGAAGGCTGGTGTGGCTTTGTTGCATAAATAGGCTTCAGCATACAAAGCCCCTTTCCCCAGACGAATTTATGCCATACGTACCGTCACCGGTGTTCCAAGCGACGTGA
- a CDS encoding site-specific integrase → MEQQAQGSTKPITWEELLELYSLGRRVKSVTKGNYLNAIKCFRKYAPDILPHQVTHIMLLHWRASVLDADPVVLKPISWNSYSYALRYMFDYGKKLKVLQFETNPFKDLKVRVPEERLRILANADIEACRAYLNDLEEQERHSNHVAFSPVWFHRCLLETFYHTGMRLHQLLHITLSDIDLNNRLIHFRSEISKNDRAYTIPIAKDLLPYIRLVVHHAQWAGIDESEQLYNLNRYRKKYTDPEQYMVKGQVHSFFYRLSKLITHKATSHAFRHTIGTTLMRQPERNLFLTKELLGHKDLRSTLRYLTPDVEQMREFLDNR, encoded by the coding sequence ATGGAACAGCAAGCACAGGGCTCAACCAAGCCCATTACCTGGGAAGAGTTGTTGGAGCTCTATAGCCTTGGCAGACGGGTTAAAAGTGTCACTAAAGGAAACTACCTGAATGCAATCAAGTGCTTCAGAAAATACGCTCCAGACATTTTGCCCCACCAAGTTACTCACATCATGTTATTACACTGGAGAGCATCAGTACTGGATGCCGATCCTGTAGTGCTAAAGCCGATCAGCTGGAACAGCTATTCGTATGCACTACGCTACATGTTTGACTATGGCAAAAAGCTCAAGGTTCTGCAGTTTGAGACTAACCCGTTCAAAGATCTCAAAGTGCGCGTCCCCGAAGAGCGCCTTCGGATACTCGCCAACGCCGATATTGAAGCTTGTCGAGCTTACTTAAATGATCTTGAAGAACAAGAACGCCATAGCAACCATGTGGCCTTCAGCCCCGTCTGGTTTCACCGCTGCCTGTTGGAGACTTTTTACCATACGGGTATGCGACTGCATCAGTTGCTGCACATAACACTCAGCGATATTGACCTGAACAATCGTCTTATCCACTTTCGCTCAGAGATCAGCAAAAACGACCGGGCTTACACCATTCCTATTGCCAAAGATCTGCTTCCCTACATTCGTTTGGTTGTACACCATGCCCAGTGGGCAGGTATTGATGAGTCTGAGCAGCTGTACAATCTGAATCGTTATAGAAAAAAATACACCGATCCTGAGCAGTACATGGTCAAAGGTCAGGTGCATTCATTTTTCTATCGACTGTCCAAACTGATCACACATAAGGCTACCTCTCATGCCTTTAGACACACCATTGGCACCACCCTGATGCGGCAACCGGAAAGAAACCTGTTTCTGACGAAAGAGCTGCTGGGTCATAAAGATCTACGATCAACACTGAGGTATCTGACCCCGGATGTTGAGCAGATGAGAGAATTTTTAGACAATCGATGA
- a CDS encoding HEPN domain-containing protein: protein MALLSYDVIRKAGLVMALTAWETYVENRIGEAINSQLRLIAGSHCGEFIRKRLEGELKRFHNPDASKTRQLFVDYLGVDVTDSWVGLNADAATNRKALDNWINKRGQAVHRSKVNVPGATAAHLVRREDLERAIRFVKMLVETTDSCLEQVLMGRNGLL from the coding sequence ATGGCATTGCTATCTTATGACGTTATTCGTAAAGCAGGTTTGGTGATGGCGTTGACGGCGTGGGAAACCTATGTCGAGAACCGCATTGGTGAGGCGATCAATTCTCAGCTACGGCTGATTGCGGGTAGCCATTGTGGCGAGTTTATTCGGAAGAGGCTGGAAGGAGAGCTGAAACGTTTTCACAACCCGGATGCAAGCAAGACGAGGCAACTGTTTGTGGACTATCTGGGGGTTGATGTTACCGACAGTTGGGTTGGTCTGAATGCCGATGCGGCTACCAACAGAAAAGCATTGGACAACTGGATCAATAAACGAGGGCAAGCTGTACATCGTTCCAAAGTAAATGTTCCAGGGGCAACAGCTGCCCACCTGGTACGACGTGAGGATCTGGAGAGGGCTATTCGGTTTGTGAAAATGCTGGTTGAAACGACTGACTCCTGTCTGGAGCAAGTGCTCATGGGAAGGAATGGGTTACTTTGA
- a CDS encoding IS5 family transposase — MNKPTSPKYKTTNWKSYNAALKARGALMIWLDRNMTWHGTPRGQRGRTQRFSEAAIQFCLTIKNLFGLALRQAVGMVQSLLRLAGLNWPAPDYSTVCRRQKSLQVVIPYRPSTSGLHLLIDSTGIKMLGEGEWKTKKHGADYRRQWRKVHIGIDAQTLEIRAIEVTDNTVGDAPMLPKLLSQIPAEEKIASVSGDGAYDTRDCHEAIAQREAEAVIPTRRNGRPWKESRAGAKARNAILRVTRYLGQGLWKRWSGYHRRSLVETKMRCFKRLGERIMAKDFDRQVAELQVRAAILNRFTSLGTPVTVRMA; from the coding sequence ATGAACAAGCCTACCTCCCCGAAGTACAAAACAACGAACTGGAAGTCCTACAACGCCGCGCTCAAAGCGCGTGGGGCATTGATGATCTGGCTGGACAGAAACATGACCTGGCACGGAACACCGCGCGGCCAGCGAGGGCGTACGCAGCGCTTCAGCGAGGCGGCCATTCAGTTCTGCCTGACGATCAAAAACCTGTTCGGCCTGGCCCTGCGTCAGGCGGTGGGCATGGTGCAAAGTCTACTCCGCCTGGCGGGACTGAACTGGCCTGCGCCGGACTACAGCACGGTATGCCGACGTCAGAAGTCGCTACAGGTGGTGATTCCTTACCGCCCCAGTACGTCGGGGCTGCATCTCCTGATTGATAGCACAGGGATCAAAATGCTGGGTGAAGGCGAGTGGAAAACGAAAAAACACGGTGCAGACTACCGCCGCCAGTGGCGTAAAGTGCATATAGGTATTGATGCGCAGACGCTGGAAATTCGGGCCATTGAGGTCACCGACAACACCGTGGGTGACGCCCCGATGCTGCCAAAGTTACTGAGTCAGATTCCGGCGGAGGAAAAGATCGCCTCCGTCAGCGGTGATGGTGCCTACGACACCCGAGACTGTCATGAGGCGATCGCTCAGCGAGAGGCGGAAGCGGTGATTCCCACGCGCAGGAATGGGAGGCCGTGGAAGGAGAGCCGAGCGGGAGCGAAGGCCCGTAACGCGATTTTGCGGGTGACGCGTTATCTGGGGCAAGGGCTCTGGAAAAGGTGGAGCGGTTACCATCGGCGTAGTCTGGTAGAAACCAAGATGCGGTGTTTCAAGCGACTGGGTGAGCGGATCATGGCGAAGGATTTCGACCGTCAGGTGGCCGAACTACAGGTGCGAGCCGCCATTCTGAACCGCTTCACGTCGCTTGGAACACCGGTGACGGTACGTATGGCATAA
- the mobH gene encoding MobH family relaxase — translation MEKAKRPKGARGARLMLRGLLKRSGSLIGLSSKGTTAPVISKTPSGPASTAPTELNPSDYLTDSGLIRPLSAKQLLASPARQQLLQLIWQMTSLPEAHFKSLYMEPIERYAELVQLLPASESHHHAHLGGMLDHGLEIIAYALKLRRSYLLPQGAPPEEQSAQAEAWTAGAAYGALCHDIGKIAVDIEVTLASGKPWHPWHGSIREPYRVRYIKGRDYHVHAPAGALLVSQILTPYVLDWLSHFPALFGALLSVLAGHHDRAGILGEIVIKADQASVAANLGGNPGKAITAPKSSLQSKLLGGLRFLLQQGGIRVNQPGAAAYLTDDTLWLVSKAVVDQLKAHLLQQGIEGIPSSNSRLFDEMQAHGLVQPTSDGRSIWKCQITVEGKDPWTQSLTLLKVAPSLIWENTSDRPASLKGTVVPEHTEHTDVGTGAPDNITAPATSYRVTSAPDATTAPPAATAFTLDDLLQSTTSSVLPGETTQKTATATQQIETAAVTTQQGMTEAVPSASQTHSADATDVMLSLFDQLMPAAAQVTTPAPAPLVPRTPEAPVAPLEPVVATPEVQRADNPKTFTGSRNLASETNTNAPEKIKDTISTHFVT, via the coding sequence ATGGAAAAGGCCAAACGGCCAAAAGGCGCAAGAGGTGCACGTCTGATGTTACGCGGTTTGTTGAAACGCTCAGGATCTCTGATTGGCCTAAGCTCAAAAGGGACCACTGCCCCAGTCATTTCAAAGACCCCCTCCGGTCCCGCATCCACAGCACCTACTGAGCTCAATCCCAGCGACTACCTGACGGACAGCGGCCTGATACGCCCCCTGTCGGCAAAGCAGCTCCTGGCTTCCCCTGCCAGACAGCAACTGCTGCAGCTGATCTGGCAAATGACCAGTCTGCCCGAAGCCCATTTCAAATCGCTCTACATGGAACCTATCGAGCGCTACGCTGAGCTGGTCCAGCTACTTCCTGCGTCGGAAAGCCATCACCACGCTCACCTCGGCGGTATGCTGGATCACGGCCTGGAGATCATTGCCTACGCCCTCAAGCTACGTCGATCCTACCTATTGCCCCAAGGGGCGCCTCCCGAAGAGCAAAGTGCACAAGCCGAGGCCTGGACAGCGGGTGCAGCCTACGGTGCGCTTTGTCACGACATCGGCAAGATCGCCGTCGATATTGAGGTCACTCTAGCCTCTGGCAAGCCTTGGCATCCCTGGCATGGATCAATCCGGGAACCGTACCGCGTGCGCTATATCAAGGGACGCGACTACCATGTGCATGCGCCTGCGGGCGCCCTGCTCGTCTCCCAGATCCTGACACCTTACGTGTTGGACTGGCTCAGTCATTTCCCGGCGTTATTCGGTGCCCTGCTGTCAGTCCTTGCTGGCCACCATGATCGTGCCGGCATTCTGGGCGAGATCGTTATCAAAGCGGATCAGGCCAGCGTTGCCGCGAACCTGGGCGGCAATCCTGGTAAAGCGATTACGGCTCCCAAGAGCTCTCTGCAGTCCAAATTGCTTGGCGGTCTACGCTTCCTGCTGCAGCAAGGGGGTATCCGCGTTAACCAGCCAGGTGCTGCCGCCTATCTGACCGATGACACCCTCTGGCTGGTCAGTAAAGCGGTTGTCGATCAATTGAAGGCCCATCTGCTCCAGCAGGGCATTGAAGGCATACCCTCCTCCAACAGTCGCCTGTTCGATGAAATGCAGGCTCATGGACTGGTCCAGCCCACGTCAGATGGACGCAGTATCTGGAAATGCCAGATCACTGTTGAAGGCAAAGACCCCTGGACGCAAAGCCTGACGCTGCTCAAAGTCGCCCCTTCACTGATCTGGGAGAACACAAGTGATCGCCCCGCATCCCTCAAAGGCACTGTTGTACCTGAACATACTGAACATACAGACGTTGGCACAGGTGCTCCAGATAACATCACTGCTCCAGCTACGTCCTACCGGGTAACGTCTGCTCCAGATGCCACTACAGCACCGCCTGCTGCGACAGCCTTCACACTCGATGACCTGCTCCAGTCCACTACATCATCAGTGCTGCCCGGAGAGACGACACAGAAGACTGCGACAGCGACCCAACAGATAGAAACTGCGGCAGTTACGACGCAACAGGGAATGACTGAGGCAGTACCCTCAGCATCCCAAACCCATTCTGCCGATGCCACCGACGTCATGTTGTCCTTGTTCGATCAACTCATGCCGGCAGCGGCTCAGGTGACAACACCGGCTCCAGCCCCCTTGGTCCCACGAACGCCAGAGGCTCCCGTAGCCCCACTGGAACCTGTTGTAGCCACGCCCGAGGTACAACGGGCAGACAATCCAAAAACTTTTACAGGCAGCAGGAACTTGGCGTCAGAAACAAACACTAACGCGCCAGAGAAAATTAAAGATACAATATCTACACATTTCGTTACATGA
- a CDS encoding BCCT family transporter translates to MSLRLPANSKINPPVFFGSAFLILVLVAYAAAFPDTAQSLFKGVQASIIDNAGWFYVLAVAIFLIFVTYLGLSRHGDIKLGPDHSEPDYSYTSWFAMLFSAGMGIGLMFFGVAEPVMHFLAPPVGEGGTVEAAQEAMRLTFFHWGLHAWAIYAVVALILAYFSFRHRLPLTLRSALYPIIGDRIYGPIGHAVDIFAILGTVLGVATSLGYGVLQVNSGLHHVFGLPESTPVQIALIVCITALATLSVVSGLDTGIRRLSELNLGLAVLLLLFILILGPTALLLKTFVQNTGSYLSDIVDKTFNLYA, encoded by the coding sequence ATGAGCTTGAGGCTTCCCGCCAACAGCAAAATCAATCCGCCGGTGTTCTTTGGCTCGGCGTTCCTGATCTTAGTGTTGGTGGCCTACGCTGCCGCGTTCCCTGATACAGCTCAGTCGCTGTTCAAGGGCGTTCAGGCATCCATTATTGATAACGCTGGCTGGTTTTATGTGCTGGCTGTGGCGATCTTCCTGATTTTTGTGACCTATCTTGGTCTGTCACGCCATGGTGACATCAAGCTGGGACCGGACCATTCCGAGCCGGATTACAGCTATACCTCCTGGTTTGCCATGCTGTTTTCCGCCGGGATGGGTATCGGCCTGATGTTCTTCGGAGTGGCTGAGCCAGTGATGCATTTCCTTGCTCCGCCTGTGGGCGAAGGCGGTACGGTAGAAGCGGCGCAGGAGGCGATGCGCCTGACGTTCTTCCACTGGGGCCTGCATGCCTGGGCCATCTACGCCGTTGTGGCACTGATTCTGGCCTATTTCAGCTTCCGTCACCGCCTGCCGCTGACCCTGCGCTCGGCACTGTATCCCATTATCGGCGACCGGATTTACGGACCGATTGGTCATGCGGTAGATATCTTTGCCATTCTGGGTACCGTGCTGGGGGTGGCGACGTCACTCGGATACGGTGTCCTGCAGGTCAATTCCGGGCTGCACCATGTGTTTGGTTTGCCGGAAAGCACCCCCGTGCAGATTGCTCTGATTGTATGCATCACTGCGCTGGCGACGCTGTCGGTAGTGTCCGGGCTGGATACCGGCATCCGCCGTCTGTCGGAGCTGAACCTCGGTCTGGCAGTGCTGTTGCTGCTGTTTATTCTAATTCTTGGCCCCACGGCGCTGCTGTTGAAAACCTTTGTGCAGAATACCGGCAGCTATCTGTCGGATATCGTCGACAAGACGTTCAATCTCTATGCCTAA